A segment of the Rhodopirellula bahusiensis genome:
ACGATGAAGTCGGGCAGGTTTTCGTTCATGCGACCGAGGCCGTAGCTCAGCCACGATCCCAAGCTCGCTTTGCCAGGGATTTCGGATCCGGTGCAGAACAGCGTTTTTCCGGGATCGTGATTGATCGCGTCGGTGTGAGTGGACCGAATCAGGCAAATGTCATCCATCACCGTGCCGAGGTGAGGCAGCAGTTCGCTCAGGTGGATTCCGTTTTCGCCATGTCGCGAGAACTCGAACATGGTTGGGGCAATGATTTGCTCTTTGCCGCGAGTCATCGCGGTGACCCGTTGCCCGTTGCTGACGCTGGGCGGCAAGGGTTGTTTGAACTGCTTGGCGAGCTCGGGTTTGTAATCGAACAAATCCATTTGGCTGGGGGCGCCCGCCATGAACAGGAAAATCACCCGTTTGGCTTTGCCGGGAAAGTGCAGCCCCGCCGTTTCGCCGGTCTTCCATTCCGCCGCGGCGGATTGGTCCACCGAGCTGGCTTCGTTGGCCTGCGCCCGGGCGACGATCGAACCCAGGGCAGCCGCACCCAGCCCCATGCCGGAATGCTGCAAGAACTGACGTCGACCCGATAGGTTGGCGAGCGTTTGAAGAGCAGCGTTTTGGGAAGTGTTCATGGCGAGGTCGATTCAATGGCGGGCGAATTCGGCGGGTTGGATAGCGGTTGGGAGGGTCAAGTCACTCCCGGGTCCGAACGCAATCCAAATTCAAAACGGAGTGGACCACCATCGTCCACGCGGCCAAGCGGATTTGCTCGGGGGCGGTGGATACCGATTGGACGGCTGGATCCGTGCATCGTTGCACGAGGGCGGTTGCCTCGGCGGGTTGTGACTCGTACAGCGCCTGGAAACCTTCCAGCGAACGCGACAACGATTCGCGAACGTCGCCGTTGGGCGGACGCGAAGTGATGGCTTCGTAGGCGGCGGCCAAACGTTTTTGATCGCCGTCATCCGAGTTCAAGGAAGGATCGTCAAGCAATCGTTTGGCGAGTGTCGTGGACGCGCTGAAGAACTGCGGTTCGTTCATCAGCATGAGAGCTTGCAGCGGCGTGTTGGTTCTTTCTCGCCTGGCAATGCAACTGTCACGATTGGGCGCGTCGAAGATCGTCATTTGCGGTGGAGGCAAACCACGTTTCCAAAACGTGTAGACGCTTCGCCGAACGGTTTTCTCACCCGAGTCAGCAACGTAACGATTGGGGTAAGAACTCGGCATCGCGACGATCTTCCACAATCCTTCCGGTTGCGGCGGTTTGACACTCTGCCCGTACATGGTGGGACTGAGCAGACCGCAGACCGAAAGCACCTGATCGCGAATCACTTCAGCATCGAGTCGATAGCGGGAACCGCGAGCAAGCAATCGGTTCTGTGGGTCGGCGACGAAGGCATCAGAAGGTGCGACCGAAGATTGCTGGTACGTTTGGCTGTTGACGATCAGACGCATCAAACCTTGCACATCCCAGCCGGAATTGATGAACTCGATGGCGAGATGGTCAAGCAGTTTCGGATGCGATGGCAGTTGGCCTTGGGCACCAAAGTCTTCCGATGTCTTCACCAATCCGACACCGAACAGTTGCTGCCAAAAACGATTGACGGCGACGCGGGCGGTCAGCGGGTTGGATGGATCAACCATCCACTCAGCCAAGTCCATTCGGGTTTTGGGGGCATCGGGATCGTTGGTCTTTGGCATCGGAGGCAAGAACGATGGCGTGTCACGGGCAACGACTTCACCGGGTGCGTCGTAAGCACCACGAATCAGAATGTGAGCCGGACGGATCTCCGCACGTTCCTTCATGACCAAGGTTGCGGGAACGTTCACCAAAACGGCATCACGTTCTTCGTTCAGTTTCGCGATTTCTGCTTGGGTCTGCTTTTGCAGCTTCTTGAGTTCTTCGGGTGAAGTCTCCGGATCGGCCGGAGTCTCTTTCGCCTTCGTTTGCAATCGAGCAATCTCATCGTTCAGGCGAGTCAGCGTTTGTGCTTGCTCATCCGATGGAAGTTCGATGTACGGCGGTTGAAGCCCACGTCGGAAATCGCTGCCACCTCGTCCACCGGTTTCGGGACCGCCATCAAAGTTGTTGAAGAACGCGTACAGCGAATAAAAGTCTTTCTGCGAGATCGGGTCGTATTTGTGGTCGTGACAAACCGCGCACTGCAGCGTCAAACCCATGAACGCCGTGCCCACCGCGGAAACTCGGTCGACGACGTTTTTGACAAAGCTCTCTTCGGGAAGCGCTGTTCCGCGATCAATGATCAAATGCAATCGGTTGAAACCCGATGCGGTCAATTGATCGAGGCTGGGGTCGGGATGCAGGTCGCCGGCGATTTGATCGATGATGAATTGATCGAAAGGCAAATTCTCATTGAACGAACGGATCACCCAGTCGCGATACGGCGTCATCTCGCGGTAGTGATCGTGGTGCATCCCGTTGGTGTCAGCGAATCGTACTAGGTCCAGCCAGTAGCGGGCCATGTGCTCGCCGAAAGCGGGTTTGGCGATCAACCGATCGACGAGGTCTTGGTAGGCGGTTTCTGAGTCGTCACTCAGAAAGGCAGCGATCTCATCCGCGGTTGGTGGCAAACCGGTCAGGTCCAACGACAGGCGACGGATCAGAGTTCGGCGGTCGGCTCGTGGACGAGGCATCATCCCCTTGGATTCCATCTTGGATCGCACGAAGCGGTCGATCGGCGTGTCCCATTCTTCCTTCACCAATTCGGGCAATTCAGTTTTGGTTGGTGCGACGAACGACCAGTGGGCTTCATAAGGGGCACCCTCGTCAATCCACTTTTTCAGCACCGCGACCTGCTCAGGCTTCAGCGGTTTGTGCATTTCAGGAGGCGGCATGATCGAATCAGAATCCTCGGATTCAATCCGAACC
Coding sequences within it:
- a CDS encoding DUF1553 domain-containing protein, with amino-acid sequence MPSPNSPVGFTTANPITVVFGVIAIFVAGFSPANADEVSFQEDVRPILSNHCFACHGPDENNNAAGFRLDIEGEADLDEVLVRIESEDSDSIMPPPEMHKPLKPEQVAVLKKWIDEGAPYEAHWSFVAPTKTELPELVKEEWDTPIDRFVRSKMESKGMMPRPRADRRTLIRRLSLDLTGLPPTADEIAAFLSDDSETAYQDLVDRLIAKPAFGEHMARYWLDLVRFADTNGMHHDHYREMTPYRDWVIRSFNENLPFDQFIIDQIAGDLHPDPSLDQLTASGFNRLHLIIDRGTALPEESFVKNVVDRVSAVGTAFMGLTLQCAVCHDHKYDPISQKDFYSLYAFFNNFDGGPETGGRGGSDFRRGLQPPYIELPSDEQAQTLTRLNDEIARLQTKAKETPADPETSPEELKKLQKQTQAEIAKLNEERDAVLVNVPATLVMKERAEIRPAHILIRGAYDAPGEVVARDTPSFLPPMPKTNDPDAPKTRMDLAEWMVDPSNPLTARVAVNRFWQQLFGVGLVKTSEDFGAQGQLPSHPKLLDHLAIEFINSGWDVQGLMRLIVNSQTYQQSSVAPSDAFVADPQNRLLARGSRYRLDAEVIRDQVLSVCGLLSPTMYGQSVKPPQPEGLWKIVAMPSSYPNRYVADSGEKTVRRSVYTFWKRGLPPPQMTIFDAPNRDSCIARRERTNTPLQALMLMNEPQFFSASTTLAKRLLDDPSLNSDDGDQKRLAAAYEAITSRPPNGDVRESLSRSLEGFQALYESQPAEATALVQRCTDPAVQSVSTAPEQIRLAAWTMVVHSVLNLDCVRTRE